One region of Marivirga arenosa genomic DNA includes:
- a CDS encoding LytTR family DNA-binding domain-containing protein has protein sequence MKLKVSRKISNYLPLLFGIISGFSVFYFLYFFRAYGIQTGISYSGHSHIFRAICFGVLTFLYLTPAEYWLKPKLKLKKTLHHILWYLGLVFLGAQLIFILFNFFWNWQEWDWVGYYLIMLEFPLMMIFPLVLYGLIRMVVFSTKETDKYLILQSESGKDKLKIRKEDFLYANSSENYINIQYLTGQSSKQHLIRKPLKNLENELSKYSSIKRCHRGYLVNKENIKNIKQDRGKIQIEIDSTLLPVSKKYESAFIN, from the coding sequence ATGAAATTAAAAGTCAGCAGAAAAATATCTAATTATTTACCACTACTATTCGGCATTATTTCAGGTTTCTCTGTATTCTATTTTCTATATTTTTTTAGAGCTTATGGAATTCAAACGGGAATCTCTTATTCGGGTCATTCGCATATTTTTAGGGCTATTTGTTTTGGTGTGTTAACTTTTCTCTACTTGACCCCTGCAGAATATTGGCTTAAACCAAAATTAAAGCTCAAAAAGACTCTTCATCATATTTTATGGTATTTAGGACTGGTGTTTTTAGGAGCCCAGCTAATTTTCATTCTATTTAACTTCTTTTGGAATTGGCAAGAATGGGACTGGGTTGGCTACTATCTTATTATGCTAGAATTTCCTTTAATGATGATCTTTCCACTCGTTCTCTATGGGTTAATTCGAATGGTTGTTTTTTCTACAAAAGAAACTGATAAATATTTAATCCTTCAATCAGAAAGTGGAAAGGACAAATTGAAAATTAGAAAGGAGGATTTTTTGTATGCTAACTCCTCTGAGAATTACATCAATATTCAATATTTAACCGGACAATCAAGCAAGCAACACCTCATCAGAAAACCACTAAAGAATTTAGAGAATGAATTAAGTAAATATTCAAGCATAAAAAGATGCCATAGAGGTTACTTAGTGAATAAAGAAAACATTAAAAATATTAAGCAAGATAGAGGTAAAATTCAGATTGAAATTGACTCTACTCTCCTTCCTGTTTCAAAAAAATATGAATCCGCATTTATCAATTAG
- a CDS encoding Calx-beta domain-containing protein, translating into MKKNILILGLFLQYYLFSSSIFAQCPISTGIINFEETGWPGSTFTNFTGSTSFSNSSECLTVELQGSGPLRYRVTGASPNVFLDLGSAGGTYSSHIIKSSNGSEFKLNSVSLRVVNAAEDGITTTFTAKKNGATVGSTTSSVARASTSVVNLSAVSGFSDFDELTISGPTLGIRIFEMEFGAAASNNAPTASSFTASNGPYEDLTYTFSTSDFGYSDGDGDPLNNILIESVPSAGTLYVDADNDNNLDGGEALFSGNSVSKADLDAGNLQYIQNGSTNTSFQFEVNDGTENSTGNYIASLNVIPVPTVTLGLSPTSRSESVSTNNTITATLSNAYGNPVQVNLSLSGTAIGFGVDYSISSTTITVGTGNTTNSVLLTNVNDALYEGNETVVIDISGVTNGSENGTQQVTYTITDDDPQPNATLEVLSIYNPITDESGGQAYVRGKIDAVAGTTVSIPLSFSGTATGGGTDYSLTGTTITLTAGETMDSVRLTSLFDGIEEGDETVIIDMGTPTNAVESGTQQVTLTIEDEDAAPPSGYSASIDQSPINASNESSASFTFAGAEVGTTYNYTFSSSGGGTNVTGSGTITTATDQISGIDLSGLGDGTITLSVTLTDNFSNTGSAASDTETKDTSPPSGYSISIDQAGINLNNEGSASFTFAGAEVGATYNYTFSSSGGGTNVTGSGTITTATDQISGIDLSGLGDGTITLSVTLSDGAGNTGSAATDTETKDTSVPSGYSVAIDQSPINVSNEGSVSFTFAGAEVGTTYNYTFSSSGGGTNVTGSGTITTATDQITGIDISGLGDGTITLSATLTDGGGNTGTAATDTETKDAAAPTGYSVSVDQGFVNIANETAISFTFASAEVGSTYEYTFSSSGGGTNVTGTGTITTAIDQITGIDLSGLGDGTITLSVTLTDTNSNTGSAATDTKTKDTSAPNGYTATIDQSPINLGNESAVSFTFAGAEVGAIYNYTFSSSGGGTNVTGSGTIITAGDQITGVDLSGLGDGTITLSATLTDAVNNSGTAATDTEVKETVPPSGYSVTIDQSPINKGNETATSFTFAGAEVGTTYNYTFSSSGGGTNVTGSGTITTATDQISGIDLSGLGDGTITLSVTLTDTNGNVGSAATDTETKDTGAPAGYSVVFDQSAANNGNETAISFTFASAEVGATYNYSISSNGGGTAVTSNGTISTASDQISGIDVSGLSDGTLTLSVTLTDAAGNTGTAATDNVEKDVVIPSGYSVSMDLLGESFINVINESIIKFSGSGLEAGTTLNYTFSSDGGGTPVTGMETVTSSSETFDNGGVGYDLSGLTDGTVTLTISLTDDAGNTGSDATDTANKDAGPPTGYTVSWDDALINTTEASTASFTVSNAEIGTTINNSVSSSGDGNTATVSNPITVTSTTQVVTIDVSSLDDGVLTVEVSLTDAGGNTGGTVSDNSTTLDQTAPSGYSVAIDQADISADNQTEASFTFAGAEVGATYNYTLSSSAGGTDVTGSGTIATATDQITGVDVSGLADGTITLSVDLTDPAGNEGSAATDNVSKDATAPNFISVEDDGGDNSYKSGESLTIVADLGETGLTVTADLSVINSGLSATAAMTDSADGTYSITVADVDNGGNMIEGAAIAVPLVATDGAGNQQADNSLTLNLDKTAPAGYTVSVDQSIINAANQAAMSFTFASAEVGATYNYSISSNGGGTAVTGSGTISTASDQISGLDVSGLGDGTLTLSVSLTDAAGNTGATATDNVTKIATSIAFNSTASNGDESVENASIQVDLSINSAFDVSVDYEVSGTANGAGNDYTLANGTLIIPSGNQSGAIDLTGIVDDELIEGDETIILTLSNPTNASLGSTTEFTYTINDNDKAEISVVAASQAEEDDVNGSYTISTSKEFANDVTLTFTISGTASEGTDIESLGTSVIFPASTNSINIPVVVLADKEVEEDETVILTLESTDNTAILIGTENSAIITIIDNDEKLLQTITFNPITDKKLSDKEVILEATGGDSGEPITYTISTDPVNGVATLSNGVILLEGVGTVTVTASQAGNDSYLAAEDVSQSFTILSDELLLPTLFTPNNDRINDVLLIRGGAAVQSINLRIYDRTGNLVFESDSFQELTEIGWDGKKNGVNQPAGTYVWVISGTMTNGEPIRVNGASRGTIFIAR; encoded by the coding sequence ATGAAAAAAAACATTTTAATTCTAGGACTTTTCCTACAATATTATCTTTTCAGCTCAAGCATATTTGCACAATGTCCGATAAGCACAGGAATAATTAATTTTGAAGAGACTGGCTGGCCTGGTAGCACTTTCACAAACTTTACTGGAAGTACTTCTTTCTCCAATTCAAGTGAGTGTTTAACTGTTGAATTACAGGGGTCTGGCCCATTAAGATATAGGGTAACTGGGGCCTCGCCAAATGTTTTTCTTGATTTGGGATCAGCTGGCGGCACCTACTCTTCACACATTATAAAATCTTCAAACGGCTCTGAATTTAAATTAAACTCCGTCTCATTACGTGTAGTCAACGCAGCAGAAGATGGCATCACAACAACATTTACAGCAAAAAAAAATGGTGCTACCGTTGGAAGTACTACTTCCTCAGTAGCCCGTGCTAGTACTTCAGTTGTAAACTTAAGCGCAGTTTCTGGATTTAGTGACTTCGATGAGCTCACTATTTCTGGCCCAACTTTAGGTATAAGAATTTTTGAAATGGAATTTGGCGCAGCTGCCTCTAATAATGCTCCTACCGCTTCAAGCTTCACAGCTTCAAACGGCCCTTACGAAGACTTAACTTACACTTTCTCCACTTCAGACTTTGGCTATTCTGATGGAGATGGTGATCCTTTGAATAATATTTTAATTGAATCAGTACCAAGTGCAGGAACACTTTATGTCGATGCCGATAATGATAACAATCTTGATGGTGGTGAAGCTTTATTTAGTGGAAATTCGGTCTCAAAGGCAGATTTAGATGCTGGCAATTTACAGTACATCCAAAACGGATCTACAAACACTTCTTTTCAGTTTGAAGTAAATGACGGAACAGAGAATAGTACAGGTAACTATATAGCTTCTTTAAATGTGATACCAGTTCCTACAGTCACATTGGGTCTGTCACCAACTTCCAGAAGTGAATCCGTTTCAACAAACAATACGATAACGGCTACCCTTTCCAATGCATATGGAAATCCAGTGCAAGTCAATCTCTCGCTTTCGGGAACTGCAATAGGATTTGGAGTTGATTACAGTATTTCATCTACTACCATAACAGTAGGTACTGGGAATACTACTAATTCTGTACTCTTAACTAATGTAAATGATGCTTTATATGAGGGAAATGAAACGGTAGTAATAGATATTTCAGGTGTCACCAATGGTAGTGAAAATGGTACTCAACAAGTTACCTATACTATAACGGATGATGACCCTCAGCCTAATGCAACTTTAGAGGTATTGTCAATTTATAATCCTATAACTGATGAAAGTGGAGGTCAAGCCTATGTTAGAGGAAAGATAGATGCAGTGGCTGGTACTACAGTAAGCATTCCTTTGAGTTTTTCTGGTACAGCAACTGGTGGTGGGACAGATTATTCTCTTACCGGAACAACAATTACATTAACTGCAGGAGAAACCATGGACAGTGTGCGCTTAACATCACTTTTTGATGGAATTGAAGAAGGGGATGAAACGGTCATTATTGATATGGGAACACCTACTAATGCAGTAGAAAGTGGTACACAACAAGTAACGCTAACCATTGAAGATGAAGATGCCGCTCCACCTTCTGGGTATTCCGCGTCTATTGATCAAAGTCCTATCAATGCTAGCAATGAAAGCTCCGCAAGTTTTACTTTTGCAGGAGCAGAAGTTGGTACAACCTATAATTATACCTTTAGCAGCTCTGGAGGAGGCACTAATGTCACCGGATCAGGAACTATAACTACCGCTACGGATCAGATTTCTGGTATTGATTTAAGTGGTTTAGGAGATGGTACCATTACACTTTCTGTTACCTTAACGGATAATTTTAGCAATACAGGGTCCGCTGCTTCAGATACAGAAACCAAAGATACTTCTCCTCCTTCTGGGTATTCAATTTCCATTGATCAAGCAGGCATTAATCTGAACAATGAAGGCTCCGCAAGTTTTACTTTTGCAGGAGCAGAAGTTGGAGCAACCTATAATTATACATTTAGCAGCTCTGGAGGAGGCACTAACGTTACGGGATCGGGAACTATCACTACCGCAACGGATCAAATTTCTGGTATTGATTTAAGTGGTTTAGGAGATGGTACCATCACACTTTCAGTCACGCTTTCAGATGGTGCGGGCAACACAGGCAGTGCGGCCACAGATACAGAAACGAAAGACACTAGTGTTCCAAGTGGGTATTCCGTTGCGATTGATCAAAGCCCAATTAATGTTAGTAATGAAGGCTCAGTCAGCTTTACTTTTGCTGGTGCCGAAGTCGGAACTACCTATAACTATACTTTCAGCAGTTCAGGAGGAGGCACTAACGTTACTGGTTCTGGTACAATTACTACAGCAACGGATCAAATTACAGGTATTGATATCAGTGGTCTTGGTGATGGCACTATTACACTTTCAGCTACACTCACTGACGGAGGTGGAAATACTGGTACAGCTGCCACTGACACCGAAACCAAAGATGCAGCAGCTCCAACCGGATACTCGGTAAGTGTTGATCAGGGATTTGTTAACATCGCAAATGAAACGGCCATAAGCTTCACCTTTGCAAGTGCAGAGGTGGGTTCAACATATGAATACACTTTCAGTAGTTCGGGTGGCGGTACTAATGTCACTGGGACAGGCACAATCACTACAGCTATAGATCAAATCACAGGAATTGATTTAAGTGGATTGGGTGATGGTACCATTACCCTTTCAGTTACACTTACTGATACTAATTCAAATACTGGTTCAGCAGCCACAGATACTAAAACAAAAGATACTAGTGCTCCAAATGGTTACACTGCAACTATTGATCAAAGCCCAATTAACTTAGGAAATGAATCGGCAGTCAGTTTTACTTTTGCTGGTGCTGAAGTAGGGGCTATCTACAATTATACATTTAGCAGTTCCGGTGGTGGAACTAATGTTACCGGTTCAGGAACCATCATAACTGCTGGCGATCAAATTACAGGTGTTGATCTAAGTGGTCTGGGAGATGGTACTATTACACTTTCTGCCACGCTTACCGATGCTGTAAATAATTCAGGAACTGCTGCTACTGATACGGAAGTAAAAGAAACAGTCCCTCCTTCGGGGTATTCTGTAACGATTGATCAGAGTCCAATCAACAAAGGAAATGAAACTGCTACAAGCTTCACATTTGCAGGAGCAGAAGTTGGTACAACCTATAATTATACATTTAGCAGCTCTGGAGGTGGTACTAATGTCACTGGATCGGGAACTATAACTACCGCAACGGATCAGATCTCAGGTATCGATTTAAGTGGCCTTGGTGACGGAACGATTACACTTTCAGTTACACTGACAGATACTAACGGAAATGTTGGGTCAGCCGCGACAGACACAGAGACAAAAGATACTGGAGCTCCTGCTGGATATAGTGTGGTTTTTGACCAATCTGCGGCTAATAATGGAAATGAAACAGCTATTAGCTTCACCTTTGCATCCGCTGAAGTGGGGGCAACATATAATTACAGCATTAGCAGTAATGGTGGTGGAACAGCTGTAACCAGTAACGGAACAATAAGCACAGCTTCCGACCAAATATCAGGAATTGATGTTAGCGGCCTAAGCGATGGGACGCTCACCCTATCGGTTACACTGACAGATGCAGCTGGTAATACAGGAACAGCAGCCACAGACAATGTTGAAAAAGACGTTGTGATTCCTTCCGGCTATTCCGTTTCCATGGATCTTTTAGGGGAATCCTTCATTAATGTAATCAATGAAAGCATCATTAAATTTTCCGGCTCAGGATTGGAAGCAGGAACAACCTTAAATTATACTTTTAGCAGTGACGGAGGTGGCACGCCAGTTACGGGTATGGAAACTGTCACTTCATCATCTGAGACGTTTGACAATGGTGGTGTTGGTTATGACCTAAGCGGTTTGACAGATGGCACGGTTACACTTACGATTAGCCTCACCGATGATGCAGGAAATACGGGATCTGATGCTACGGATACAGCTAATAAAGATGCAGGGCCCCCAACAGGTTATACTGTTTCTTGGGATGATGCCCTAATCAATACAACTGAAGCTTCTACTGCAAGTTTTACTGTTTCCAATGCCGAAATTGGAACTACTATAAATAATTCAGTGAGTAGCTCAGGCGATGGGAATACCGCAACAGTTTCTAATCCTATTACGGTTACAAGTACTACGCAGGTAGTTACCATAGACGTCAGTTCATTAGATGATGGAGTGCTCACGGTTGAAGTGTCTTTAACAGATGCAGGAGGTAATACTGGAGGAACAGTAAGCGATAATTCTACTACACTTGACCAAACAGCTCCTTCAGGCTATTCCGTTGCAATAGACCAGGCGGATATCAGTGCTGACAACCAAACAGAGGCAAGTTTCACATTTGCTGGGGCAGAAGTGGGAGCAACTTACAATTATACGCTAAGTAGTAGCGCAGGTGGAACCGATGTTACTGGGTCTGGAACAATAGCTACGGCAACGGATCAAATTACTGGAGTTGATGTAAGCGGTCTAGCAGATGGGACCATAACATTATCTGTAGACTTAACTGATCCTGCAGGAAATGAAGGATCAGCAGCTACCGATAATGTGTCAAAAGATGCCACTGCACCCAATTTCATTTCCGTGGAAGATGATGGAGGAGATAATTCCTACAAATCAGGAGAAAGCCTTACCATCGTTGCTGACTTGGGCGAAACGGGATTAACGGTTACAGCAGATTTGTCAGTAATCAATTCCGGCTTGAGTGCAACGGCTGCCATGACAGACTCTGCCGATGGCACTTATAGCATTACGGTAGCTGATGTAGATAATGGAGGTAATATGATAGAGGGAGCCGCTATTGCAGTGCCATTGGTAGCTACTGATGGGGCTGGGAATCAACAGGCGGATAATAGTCTAACCTTAAACCTTGATAAAACAGCACCTGCTGGTTACACCGTGAGTGTTGACCAATCCATTATAAATGCTGCTAATCAAGCAGCCATGAGCTTCACCTTTGCATCCGCTGAAGTGGGGGCAACTTATAATTACAGCATCAGCAGTAATGGTGGTGGAACAGCTGTAACCGGTAGCGGAACAATAAGTACAGCTTCTGACCAAATATCTGGACTTGATGTTAGCGGCCTAGGCGATGGGACGCTAACCCTATCGGTCTCACTGACAGATGCAGCTGGTAATACAGGAGCTACTGCTACCGACAATGTGACCAAAATAGCCACATCCATAGCTTTCAATTCTACAGCTAGTAATGGTGATGAATCGGTGGAAAATGCAAGTATTCAGGTAGATCTATCCATTAATAGTGCATTTGATGTTAGTGTTGATTATGAGGTATCAGGTACTGCTAATGGTGCTGGGAATGATTATACTTTAGCTAATGGAACATTAATCATTCCTTCAGGAAACCAAAGTGGGGCTATTGACCTAACTGGCATAGTAGATGATGAATTGATCGAAGGAGATGAAACCATTATACTCACACTTTCAAATCCAACTAATGCTTCATTGGGCTCTACCACGGAATTCACTTATACTATTAATGATAATGATAAAGCAGAAATTAGTGTGGTAGCAGCTAGTCAAGCTGAAGAGGATGATGTAAATGGATCATATACCATTTCCACATCGAAGGAATTTGCTAATGATGTGACCTTAACATTTACAATAAGCGGAACAGCTTCTGAAGGTACCGACATAGAGTCCCTTGGAACTTCAGTTATTTTCCCTGCATCAACTAATTCTATAAACATTCCTGTAGTGGTTCTAGCCGATAAGGAAGTAGAAGAGGATGAAACGGTTATATTAACCTTAGAGAGCACGGATAATACTGCTATTTTGATAGGAACTGAGAATTCAGCTATCATTACCATTATTGACAATGATGAGAAGCTTCTTCAAACCATTACCTTCAATCCTATTACAGATAAAAAATTAAGTGATAAGGAGGTGATTTTAGAAGCCACAGGTGGTGATTCTGGTGAGCCCATTACTTATACTATTTCAACAGATCCAGTGAATGGTGTAGCCACTTTATCGAATGGAGTAATTTTGCTAGAAGGTGTTGGGACCGTAACAGTTACTGCAAGCCAAGCAGGTAATGATTCCTACCTAGCAGCTGAAGATGTCAGTCAAAGTTTCACTATTCTTTCAGATGAATTATTGCTACCGACCCTCTTTACACCTAATAATGATAGGATAAATGATGTGCTACTCATCCGAGGGGGCGCAGCAGTTCAATCTATTAACCTTAGAATCTATGACCGAACAGGTAATCTTGTTTTTGAATCCGATAGTTTTCAGGAATTAACAGAAATCGGTTGGGATGGAAAGAAAAACGGAGTCAATCAGCCTGCAGGCACCTATGTATGGGTAATCTCAGGTACGATGACAAATGGTGAACCGATAAGGGTTAATGGAGCAAGTAGAGGAACAATATTCATCGCAAGATAA